From Quercus robur chromosome 8, dhQueRobu3.1, whole genome shotgun sequence:
AGAACCAGTCGGGCCATACAGGGCCATTACTGTCATGTCATTACTTGAGAGGTTGACACTTACAGATACTTGAACAGAGCCTTTGAAAACCCATATCGGTAGAACACAACCAGAACGATGcaacaaaaaagttaaaaagcgGGAGAATAAAGGATAGGAACCTAGGAGTCAACCCCTATTGGAGTGTATAATCCTGATAGTAATGGTCCCTGTTTCTAATATATGTCATGAgaattgaaacttaaaaatttatgcttcaaattttttcttttatatggtATAAAAAGCGAACAATGATTTTGTCATTAGAGAACTTTTGCGATTGTAATATCACGTTTATCAGGATTACACCTCTGACAATAGCAAGaaatatatctttttcaataaaGTAAAGAAAACACCAAGTGTAATCTTAACATTGACTCTCTACAAACCCTGATCTGTACTTTGGCCGATATCATTATCTATGTCGCCATATATTCTTGGAAATCACTTGCTTCTATGTTTCAGACTTtactattttatctttttaagttttttgaaGTTTAACATTTTAGAAAACCTTGTGAGAAATCTGTCAGACTAAAATGATGCATATGGTTGTCaaaataattgtgtaaattaaaACAGACTTGCTGTAGGCCTAGGCCAATTAGCCTTACGCCTAAAGTCTCCAATTTAAAAAGGACCTAAAATTATACAATAATAATTGGtttctcaaataataataacaataatatgggtaatatataatttatgttcCCTAATtaactttcttaaaaaattgttttttcgaccctaaattttgcaaaatattcTACTTTTCATCTTTTTGTCTATGTCCGTTTGTTTATGTATGTCCTATGTGGCCCAACGAGAGCTAACATGGTATTTGACTTAGACTaaaccattttatttaaaaaataataataaaaaaaaaaaaaaaggatatgtGGGTCACAATGATTCACACACATGGATTAAATATTTGAGTAAGACTAATTTATCCCTAATACCCACACAACCTAATTGAAACCTTAGCCCCAGTCTTGCGTTAAtcctgatttttaaaaaatccccAAACCTGCCAATCAGTGGCCAAAAATATTGTTCAAATGGTAAAAgttaatactaattaaaaaacattgtttaaaaaaactaattaagttaaatatatatatatatatatatattaatatatatattgtaacaAAGTAATGAACGTGGATTGATGTATCACATGATCAACCCACGTTATAATTGGTAAGTAAGGAGGAGGTGTTAACCATTAAACGTGTGCGGAGAAGGTGATAAATTGTGTTCAAACTATATGATGTGATTAgggctgtaaatgaaccaaacCATTCATAAACAGCTCGGGCTTGACTCGATAAAAAgatcatttatgtttatttgtttataaacaagccaagcttaaactttagttttaggcttgtttaataaacgagCCGAGCccgaataaaaaatattgtgcatGAACAAGTTCGTGAACACCAAGACTCgatacaaaaataacaaaacaagttGAACCTAGACTTTTTTATGAGtttggtaataaaattgatatgagGTTGAGTAAAGTAAATTGATATTGAGCtcgagcttggcttgactaatgaatcaagccaagccaagctgAGTTCAagcttttatactttataacGAGTTCAAGCTTGAACATTATTTTTAGGCTCGTATCAAACTCAAGCCAAGCCTAAACATTCTACTTTTGCTGTCAAGTCAAGCTTGAACATTCACTACTTGACAAAACTCGGCTCGTTTACAGCCCCCTAGACCTTATAGTAAGTACATAGGtaagacaaaaaaagaagaagaagataaatagtggaaataaagagataaaaagTGGGATAAATGAGGCTTTAATCTTGTCTCTTCACCTTTAATAAAAAAGATCAATGCTACATATACATAAGTTTTCTCTACAATTGAGAAAACTTTTGAGCGAGCTTTTATAGATTCTTATTTGAGTTCGCTactgacatcactttttttacTCACCATTAACAGCTTGTCACTTAAGctgatgtgatttttttgtgaaattatatatgtacctagacttatttaattgaaaaatacttATGTGTTTTGGATATAGATGTAGCATTTTGATAGACAATGCATTCTATTGGCTTATAGAGAGgccttaaattttttctttttctttttgaagcaATCTTAATTAAAATGTAAGACaaataaatagaataaattatattaattaattaatagagGGTTCCTTCTTTTATATGGGGACATAGGAAATGGCCTGACTTGCCTATATGGTTGAACTGCCCTTGATGTGAAGctcttaaatttcaaaaatttaaaaaaatgttactcTCTTTAAAATTCCACtatcaaaagttttaaaaaaaaaatttcaaaaaaaaaataataataatctaccatttttttttagaaacaaaaccTACCATATACCTTTTCttctaaataaaagaaaaagttgtacATGTCCATGTCGCTTAATATAAGTTTTACTAGTTATAGGATGTAATTTTGTAATGTGTAAATGTGAAACGTGAAAAAACTctcttaaaacaaaaatattttaaacaatttttggGACAATAACACTCTATTTTCTCAAGGTTTGAGAAAATGACACTCTAACCTAAATCTGAAGGGAAAAAACATTCCCCTACTTAAGGTTTGAAAACATTAACAACCCCCCCCTGtgtatattaataacaaaatattataaatttctttaagCATCTCTTTACAAAAGTTTAACCacaatttgtaaaaacaaaagtaataaatttagaataaaaatgcaaaaatgatCAACTACCAAAACATTTGTAATAACAAATCACTCCatagctagttttttttttttttttttttttttttttttaaagaaaaaaaaagttatacttaatatttaaaatacactttaattaaaaatgtaaaacaatGGACTTTATTTCTGAAATTAAGGGTAATTTTGGAAACCTAACATTAAGTAAAAGGTATGTTactacacaatattttttatattagtttaacaaagtttggtcaaatggatgtcaagggggtaatatttttaatatttttccctttaaatttGGAGTGGAGTGTTATTTCTCAAAACCATGGAGTTTAATTATCCcataatattttaatgttaaaaatgtGAAATAAAACTTCTTTTAGGAGAGTTAAtggtatttttcaaacaaaatttttttccctttaagtttaaaaatctattttagaaatttcaaaagtttaagAAATATTGCTCCAATAAACATTATACTAccaaaaaattctagaaattttaaaaaagtttcattatttagtttatattatttttataacttatcatgatttttctaaataataaagttttttttcttacacacacacacacacacacatatatatatatatatatatatattttttttttttttgttatatgctaagtaaaacttgttaaatatattagcaaCGCAAtatgttataccatgttgtatatGTTAAAGTGGATGCAAAAGGGAAAACATAGAATAGGAATACCGAAAACACAAGGGTTAAATGGTTCAACCTTGTCAGCCTACATCCATGGAGTAAACTCTTAAgggttacatctttattatataagaGTGTGGTAAAAAAtatgtgttacaatgaaccctaacatgagtatatatagacGACTAAACCTTAAACTAGTAGTACAAGTAGAAGTGAGCTTCGACCTATTAcatgggctaatatgtctaataaaTATCTCTAACAAAACCAATTAGAAATTATAgttttaaccaaaaataaaataaaaaaacataccAACACTACACAAATTCTGATTAAAGTTTACTCTTCTTTAAacaaattaatgttttttttttttataataaattctttgatttgaattttttttattgatttaaaattatcttatatatattcTCTCATACATCATACGAATTAATGACTAATTTAACCaatattgtaaaagaaaataaggtaaGTCATAGTCTATGCTCACAAGGTAGTATCGTGAATGTGATTTTACCTTTAACATCTGAATGTGGTTTCATTCTTGTTACATCTGGCACTGAGTTGGTTCATTTGTAATTTTACGTGGCCAATGATTTaataagggaagagaaataGCAGAAAGTGCAATCGACCTAGCCAAAGACTATTTGGTCCCGTTGTTAGTCCGAGAAGCAAGATTGCTGGTGGGAATCCACAACAAAGTTGAGAGCATCCAAAGTGAATTGGAGTTCATCCAGTCTTTCCTCAAGGATGCAGATTTAAAAGCGGAGAAGGGAGACACTAGCAGTGTTACACAAACATGGGTCAAAAATGTAAGGGAAACAGCTTATCACATAGAAGATGTAATTGATGAATACCTACTTCATTTTGCAAAATATCCTCAAACGCGAAGACGAATTTATCGTATACCCTTGAAGATTTTTCAATGTGTTGCCAACTTGAAACCAAGACATGTGATTACCTCTAAGATTCAAGATATCAATGACGAGCTCAAGGCACTCCGAGAGAGAGGTGAAAGATTTGGCTTCAATAATTTGGAGCAAGGAGGATTGAGCAATGATGCTAGACAGCCAAGATGTGATTTATGGAATGACCCTCGAGAGGCATCCCTTTTCATTGCTGACGATGAGCTTGTGGGCATTGAGGCTCCCAGAGACAAATTGATAAAGTTGTTGGTAAACGAACCATCTAATCTCATGGTGATTTCAGTGGTTGGCATTGGTGGGCTTAGTAAGACCACTCTTGTCAAGAAAGTGTATGAAAACGAGCAAGTGACGCTGACCTTTCATTGTAGTGCTTGGATCACTATGTCTCAATCATACAAGATGGAGGAGATATTGAGGAAAATGATAAAGGATTTCTACAAGGCAAGGAAGGGGATTCCCCCTAGGGAGATTGACACAATGGAAAGAACAATGTTAATTCAAGAATTGAGGCAATTTTTACTTGAATTGAGGTATGTAGTAGTTTTTGACGATGTATGGGATATGAGCTTTTGGCGTATTGTACAACTTGCTTTACCGGATAAGAACAAAGGCAGTAGAATAGTAATAACAACCCGAGATGAGAGTGTTGTTCCCTCTGACAAACAATCTCCATTTTATCATGTGTACAACTTGTCACATCTATCGTTGGAAAAAGCTCGAGAGCTTTTTTGCAAGAAGGTGTTCCAATGTGAAGGGGGGATTTGTCCCCGTGAATTAAATGAAACGTCAAATAGCATAATTAAGAGATACAGTGGGCTGCCACTTGCAATTGTGACTATAGGTGGTCTTTTgtcaacaaaacaaaaggttGAGTCTAAGTGGATCAAATTTCTTGATAGCCTAACTTCAGAGTTAGAAAGTAATCCCCATCTCCAAGATATCACCAAAATCCTATCTCTTAGTTATATTGATCTACCTTACAACCTCAAAGCttgtttcttatattttggCATGTTTCCAGAGGATTACTTCATTAATAGTGCAAAACTAATTCGACTTTGGATAGCTGAGGGATTTGTAAAAGAAATTTCAGGGAAAACATTGGAAGAC
This genomic window contains:
- the LOC126695722 gene encoding disease resistance protein RPM1-like, translated to MRAIDDGSVSSTGVGNLTAGVVIAVVGILGVVRIIEGREIAESAIDLAKDYLVPLLVREARLLVGIHNKVESIQSELEFIQSFLKDADLKAEKGDTSSVTQTWVKNVRETAYHIEDVIDEYLLHFAKYPQTRRRIYRIPLKIFQCVANLKPRHVITSKIQDINDELKALRERGERFGFNNLEQGGLSNDARQPRCDLWNDPREASLFIADDELVGIEAPRDKLIKLLVNEPSNLMVISVVGIGGLSKTTLVKKVYENEQVTLTFHCSAWITMSQSYKMEEILRKMIKDFYKARKGIPPREIDTMERTMLIQELRQFLLELRYVVVFDDVWDMSFWRIVQLALPDKNKGSRIVITTRDESVVPSDKQSPFYHVYNLSHLSLEKARELFCKKVFQCEGGICPRELNETSNSIIKRYSGLPLAIVTIGGLLSTKQKVESKWIKFLDSLTSELESNPHLQDITKILSLSYIDLPYNLKACFLYFGMFPEDYFINSAKLIRLWIAEGFVKEISGKTLEDTAQDYLNQLIHRSLVQVEWNDFIGKTRSYRVHDMLHGFILTKSKELSFHWISTQNSLRVERIARRLSNQTNVNTPLQSITSSQTRSILILGLDEVPNSFLMTCFANFKLMKVMDCIPKEVGSLFHLRYLSPRDKKSANASKIHRKIAQPRNVGFETFPCV